One window of Paroedura picta isolate Pp20150507F chromosome 2, Ppicta_v3.0, whole genome shotgun sequence genomic DNA carries:
- the STX3 gene encoding syntaxin-3 isoform X4 codes for MKDRLEQLKAKQNQDDTDDDLEIAIDNTAFMDEFFAEIEETRLNIDKIAENVEEAKRLYSIILSAPIPEQKTKDDLDQLTAEIKKMANSVRNKLKSMERNIEEDEVRSSADLRIRKSQHSVLSRKFVEVMTKYNEAQVDFRERSKGRIQRQLEITGKNTTDEELEEMLESGNPAIFTSGIMDSQISKQALSEIEGRHKDILRLESSIKELHDMFVDIAMLVENQMVFKSNHGRDCR; via the exons AAACAGAACCAGGATGATACTGATGATGATCTGGAAATTGCCATCGACAACACAGCTTTTATGGATGAGTTCTTTGCAGAG ATTGAAGAAACACGGCTAAATATTGATAAGATTGCTGAGAATGTAGAAGAAGCAAAGAGACTGTACAGCATTATCTTGTCTGCCCCCATCCCCGAACAAA AAACAAAAGATGATCTGGATCAGCTCACAGCAGAAATCAAGAAAATGGCTAACAGTGTCCGAAACAAACTTAAAA GCATGGAGCGGAACATTGAGGAAGACGAAGTTCGGTCATCAGCAGACCTGCGGATACGGAAATCCCAG CATTCAGTTCTGTCTCGAAAGTTTGTTGAAGTGATGACGAAGTACAATGAGGCCCAAGTCGACTTCCGGGAACGGAGCAAAGGGAGGATCCAGAGGCAGCTAGAGATTA cTGGGAAGAATACAACAGATGAGGAGCTGGAGGAAATGCTAGAGAGTGGGAATCCTGCAATATTTACATCTGGG ATCATGGATTCTCAGATTTCAAAGCAGGCACTGAGTGAGATTGAAGGGCGGCATAAGGACATTTTGCGGCTTGAAAGTAGTATCAAGGAGCTTCATGACATGTTTGTAGACATTGCCATGCTGGTGGAAAACCAG ATGGTGTTCAAGTCAAATCACG GGAGAGATTGTAGATAA